A stretch of Mucilaginibacter terrae DNA encodes these proteins:
- a CDS encoding carotenoid biosynthesis protein — translation MERSQGIVLKNTRIPIIIIILFHVVGLVGFLVPPLTPYFLKLVPFHLLLMLAVVLINHYRPDEKFWLFALLIFAGGYTAEWIGVHKHWIFGDYTYGKTLGVKVADIPLMIGVNWLMLVYATGVLMQRSRLKSTIARIITGAIVLVALDLLIEPVAIKFDYWSWTNGHPPLKNYVGWFGVSALFLSVFELFKFKPQTIVAPVLLIVQFVFFGVLQLA, via the coding sequence ATGGAAAGGTCGCAGGGTATAGTTTTAAAAAACACCAGGATACCCATTATCATCATTATTCTTTTTCACGTGGTAGGGCTGGTGGGCTTTTTGGTGCCGCCCTTAACGCCTTACTTTTTAAAGTTGGTGCCGTTTCACCTGCTGCTTATGCTTGCGGTTGTATTAATTAACCATTACAGGCCCGATGAAAAGTTTTGGCTTTTTGCCCTGCTTATTTTTGCAGGAGGGTACACCGCCGAGTGGATAGGCGTGCATAAACACTGGATTTTTGGCGATTATACTTACGGCAAAACACTGGGCGTTAAAGTGGCCGACATTCCGCTGATGATTGGGGTTAACTGGCTGATGCTGGTTTATGCCACCGGTGTACTGATGCAAAGAAGCCGTTTAAAAAGCACCATAGCCCGCATTATAACAGGGGCAATAGTGCTGGTTGCGCTCGATTTACTGATAGAGCCGGTTGCTATTAAATTCGACTACTGGAGCTGGACCAATGGACATCCGCCGCTTAAAAACTATGTGGGCTGGTTTGGGGTTAGTGCCTTGTTTTTAAGCGTGTTCGAACTGTTCAAATTTAAACCGCAAACCATTGTGGCTCCGGTGCTGTTGATAGTGCAGTTTGTATTTTTTGGGGTATTGCAGTTAGCTTGA
- a CDS encoding glycosyltransferase: MTIILSVIFFFLVLRFVVTLFNFISDPKLRRVNRMQEEMVSILIPARNEEANILALLQSIHNQDYPNYEVIVLDDDSDDNTFAICQAFAAQHPRFKVIKGNILPQGWLGKNYACYQLAKQARGSFLLFLDADERIYDDLLNSAVHRVKAKHLALLSLFTNQEMQTLGERTVVPLMHYLLLNLLPIRLIYLTKNPAFAAASGQFMMFHAELYRQNQWHELVKDRVVEDVEIMKLVKAEKYLGESLLANGLISCRMYTNYIDGIKGFSKNFLAPFNYSIIGFICYLLLVVGGPLVVIATLNLPLITLMCGLILLSRVMISLSSGQNAFFNTVLHPLQMTSLLAIGILAIQNHLTKNTTWKGRRV; the protein is encoded by the coding sequence GTGACTATCATTCTATCCGTAATCTTCTTCTTCCTCGTATTGCGTTTTGTGGTAACCCTGTTCAACTTCATATCTGACCCTAAACTGCGGCGGGTAAACCGTATGCAGGAAGAAATGGTGTCTATCCTCATTCCTGCCCGTAACGAAGAAGCCAATATTTTAGCCTTACTGCAATCTATCCATAATCAGGATTATCCAAACTATGAGGTTATCGTGCTTGATGATGATTCGGACGATAATACGTTTGCCATTTGCCAGGCCTTTGCGGCACAACACCCGCGTTTTAAAGTAATTAAAGGCAATATTTTACCTCAGGGATGGCTGGGTAAAAATTATGCCTGCTACCAGTTAGCTAAACAAGCCCGCGGCAGTTTTTTATTGTTTTTAGATGCTGATGAACGTATTTATGATGATTTATTGAACAGTGCCGTTCATCGGGTAAAGGCAAAGCACCTTGCCTTGCTCAGCTTATTTACCAACCAGGAAATGCAAACCTTAGGCGAACGCACAGTAGTGCCGCTTATGCACTATTTATTGCTTAACCTGTTACCCATACGCTTAATTTATTTAACCAAGAACCCTGCTTTTGCAGCGGCAAGTGGTCAGTTCATGATGTTTCATGCCGAGTTGTACCGCCAAAACCAATGGCACGAACTGGTTAAAGACCGCGTGGTAGAAGACGTGGAAATAATGAAGCTGGTAAAAGCCGAAAAGTATTTGGGCGAAAGCCTGTTGGCAAACGGGTTGATCAGCTGCCGCATGTATACCAACTATATCGACGGGATAAAAGGTTTCAGTAAAAACTTTTTAGCTCCGTTTAACTACAGCATCATTGGGTTTATATGTTACCTGCTACTGGTAGTTGGTGGTCCGCTGGTGGTTATAGCAACGCTTAATTTGCCTTTAATTACCCTAATGTGCGGATTAATACTGCTGAGCCGCGTAATGATATCGCTATCATCTGGTCAAAACGCATTTTTTAACACCGTGCTGCATCCTTTGCAAATGACCAGTTTGCTGGCCATCGGCATTTTAGCCATTCAAAATCATTTAACAAAAAACACCACATGGAAAGGTCGCAGGGTATAG
- a CDS encoding 1-acyl-sn-glycerol-3-phosphate acyltransferase: MIYPKNNKLISGFFHRYIGYIIGKNFRAFNFNTIEVDAGKSILLLANHFSWWDGFLLYWLNNLLFQKKFHVMVLEDTVKKVFFLKYLGAYSVLKNSRSMIESLNFTAELLNNPQNLVLVFPQAKLYSNFTNDIHFEGGLTKIIKQAAGKFQYVFANTFIENFEHKKPTVNVYVQNYVEDINNLDELKQAFQQHYRSAKAQQTQIVI; encoded by the coding sequence ATGATCTACCCCAAAAATAACAAACTCATCAGCGGTTTCTTTCACCGCTACATTGGGTATATTATTGGCAAAAACTTCAGGGCGTTTAATTTTAATACTATCGAAGTTGATGCCGGCAAATCGATTTTATTGCTGGCTAATCATTTCAGCTGGTGGGATGGTTTTTTGCTGTACTGGCTCAATAACCTGCTGTTCCAAAAAAAATTCCATGTCATGGTGCTCGAAGACACCGTAAAAAAGGTGTTCTTCCTAAAATACCTCGGTGCTTACTCGGTGCTTAAAAATTCACGGTCGATGATCGAATCGTTGAACTTTACGGCCGAGTTGTTAAACAATCCGCAAAATCTGGTGCTCGTATTTCCGCAGGCTAAATTGTATTCTAATTTTACCAACGATATTCATTTTGAAGGCGGACTGACAAAAATCATCAAGCAGGCGGCAGGCAAATTCCAGTATGTATTTGCCAACACTTTTATTGAAAATTTTGAGCACAAAAAACCAACGGTAAACGTTTATGTTCAAAATTACGTTGAGGATATAAATAATCTTGACGAATTGAAGCAGGCATTTCAACAACATTATCGATCGGCAAAAGCACAGCAAACACAAATTGTAATATAA
- a CDS encoding lysophospholipid acyltransferase family protein yields the protein MIPARRVNLFSNWFAVYMRYRMRKAFNRVVVLPFEPKPGHSVLLLCNHFSWWDGFFGNYLAYYHLNRKLYIMMQHDHLEKRMLFNLFGGFSIEKGTREMLKSLHYAADLLNTPENLVVVFPQGELVSNHATSISIEKGIERLIKHIKGPCQIVYSCVLIDYFESLKPSAFIHLFDCGVAGEVPFNELVENINGFHKQALANQVNVEH from the coding sequence ATGATACCTGCCCGGCGTGTAAACTTATTCAGCAACTGGTTTGCTGTGTACATGCGTTACCGTATGCGTAAGGCCTTTAACCGCGTGGTGGTTTTGCCGTTTGAGCCTAAGCCGGGGCATTCGGTACTTTTGCTTTGCAATCATTTTAGCTGGTGGGATGGCTTTTTTGGTAATTACCTGGCTTACTACCATCTCAACCGCAAGCTGTACATAATGATGCAGCACGACCATCTTGAAAAGCGGATGTTGTTCAACCTCTTCGGCGGATTTTCGATTGAGAAAGGTACCCGCGAAATGCTCAAATCATTACACTACGCGGCCGATTTATTAAACACGCCCGAAAACTTAGTAGTGGTTTTCCCACAGGGCGAACTGGTATCCAATCATGCCACCAGCATATCCATCGAAAAAGGTATCGAACGCCTTATTAAACACATTAAAGGCCCTTGCCAAATTGTGTACTCGTGCGTATTAATTGATTATTTCGAAAGCCTCAAACCATCGGCGTTTATTCACTTGTTTGATTGCGGTGTGGCTGGCGAAGTACCATTTAATGAGTTGGTAGAAAACATTAACGGCTTTCATAAACAGGCTTTGGCTAATCAGGTTAATGTGGAGCATTAA
- a CDS encoding alpha/beta fold hydrolase, with protein sequence MAFLHLPGLGQVYYHEYGAGAKPMLAFHGYGMTGRQFEVLQKSILTQYRVYSFDHFFHGQTKIENWTEQQILAGMPKAMMRAYLEEWFKAHGRQRISLMAYSIGANLALVLVEEFPEFIEEVILMAPDGLSVYKGFNFLMHHAAGKLMFKTVTKSNWLAPGVLKGLRRIRFIDESLYKIAYSEMDTPQKRQDVYYTLNLIKQLQPDVVKVTSQINAHNIKCHLIFGKHDMLFPKSSAAGFIQKLTNPVVHEVPLGHWLVTAQLDDYMVNYNL encoded by the coding sequence ATGGCGTTTTTACATCTACCCGGTTTAGGACAGGTTTATTATCATGAATATGGCGCAGGCGCAAAGCCTATGCTGGCTTTTCATGGCTATGGCATGACGGGCAGGCAATTTGAGGTACTTCAAAAATCCATCCTTACCCAGTACCGGGTTTATAGTTTCGACCACTTTTTTCATGGCCAAACTAAAATAGAAAACTGGACCGAGCAGCAAATACTGGCCGGTATGCCCAAAGCCATGATGCGCGCTTACCTCGAAGAATGGTTTAAAGCACATGGCCGCCAACGCATCAGCTTAATGGCTTACTCCATTGGTGCCAACCTGGCGCTGGTTTTGGTTGAAGAGTTTCCGGAGTTTATTGAAGAAGTGATACTCATGGCACCCGATGGATTATCGGTATATAAAGGCTTTAACTTTTTAATGCACCATGCTGCCGGTAAGCTGATGTTTAAAACTGTAACCAAAAGCAACTGGCTGGCTCCGGGTGTGTTAAAAGGCTTGCGCCGTATAAGATTTATTGACGAAAGCCTTTACAAGATTGCTTACAGCGAAATGGATACGCCGCAAAAACGGCAGGATGTGTATTACACCCTCAACCTCATCAAACAGTTACAGCCCGATGTGGTTAAGGTAACAAGCCAAATTAATGCACATAACATTAAATGCCACCTGATATTTGGTAAGCATGATATGCTGTTCCCTAAAAGCTCGGCAGCGGGTTTTATACAAAAGTTAACTAACCCGGTGGTACATGAGGTACCTTTAGGCCATTGGCTGGTTACTGCTCAGTTAGATGATTATATGGTAAATTACAATTTATGA